The Cottoperca gobio chromosome 5, fCotGob3.1, whole genome shotgun sequence region GCGATTGAATGAGGGAGTAGTAGCTGTGGTGGACTTAAGTaccattttgaggtacttgagtatttacattttccctttactccactacatgtatttgataactttagttactttgaaatttcagattcagtttaattataaaaaatacaatcatgtaataatgtatcatgtattattataggttaatataaactttattgattccttggtgaaattcacaagctttCATTTGCACAATTAAGCAGAcatgtaaaatgaaatgtagaaataaataagTTTGGGGAACTATATAGGGGGAGAAATGCAAAgggaaaataatacataaataaatacgtaaattgaataatgaataattatatttaaaaataaatctaaaatatatacatttattttaaagtaaataagGTAAATTAATACAAAGGTAAAgctaattaaaacagaaatatcaatTATTTAATTAGGTCTATTTAATGgcatattcatttattatatacatataatatatgttattattttgtaatgATCTGCACAACAATTTCTtttgggattaataaagttttatcctATTTTAGGCTTTAGGACATTTAGATTTTCCAgtattttcaaacatttcaatgtCTTAATGTTCAGACCAGACTTTACCTATGGTTGTAAGTTGCAGCCCTTATCACCACTGATGATTACTGAATAGGCCTACCGGGCACAGGCCAAGGTGCCAAAAatgtcagccccccccccccccccccccccccccccccggaccTTCACCTACAAAGTGTCACTCAGGGAGAGatgtaccaaccaggaagataaataaaaaagactacaaagagatccCAAATCACAGAGAGatgcataacaacaacaacaagacacaaaagcaacaaaaagaggctaaacaactaCAAAGTCTGTGTTTTGCTCCCATGTAGAAGTTgtggggccttttgcatgtctgtgcccaggggcccattgaCTCATTATCCGCCCATGCTTATCAGTACATGATTTCAATGTGTACATTTAAGCGGCTGTAACGTTAGTACGGTGGTGTTGCGTACTGCGTCATTCTTTAAAACACCTCTATTTATGAACATCATGTTAATACATGAAGGAGCACCTCAGAAACACCTGAAGGTGGTGATCACCTGTTGTGTGTGATCATCTCTCTGTTTGGATGAAAGCTAACTGGAACGTATCGCTGCCGTTAACTGCCCTTAGTTAGCTCACTAGCTAGTTAGCATCATTTGtataaaaattataaaaaagccGTCACACCGtaacaaattcaataaaaaaaaggtcagtCTGGTCTTACCGATAACCGCACCATCTCGGCTTTAACACGACACACAGGTAAAGGTAAAATCATCCATTTAACGCAACATCCATCAGTTATCCATCAGTTACAGTTCTGTCAGGTTAGACACCGAGTGTGAGGACACTTCCGGTAAGACCTATCAAAATAAGACCTCATAAAATAAGAGTCGTTACTATAACTCtctttttgacaaagacatgcTTAATAAGCtaccattttatttatcatcGTTTTAAGACTTAGCAATATGGGCTACCATACCCTTTCCAAAGAATGTATTAGTTTGGATAACCCGTTTATGAATACTAAACTGCATTCATTCATggatcaataattataatccaataatataatacatcttattctgaaatgggccattctgcataattagTACTTTAACTTTTTGTACTTTACGTATATTCTGATGCAGATACTTTTGTAATTTAACTAACCCTCCTGTTCTCCTCAAATTTGCTTTACACCCTGTATCCTCTGGGGTCAAAAGTTTAAACTTCAATAAAACGTTCATAAATCACACTTTTTACCAAAATGTATGTTTCAGGAGTATGTTAAGATGTCAAATAAAATTAGGTCCAGATGAAAGTAAAACAGCAATTGCGTATCAGCCACCACATGGAGTACAGTGAGttcaattaataaattaattggCCCCATGTTTCTGTGAGGGAGGATATATGTAGTACCTGCCTCCCGCCACACGGGGGCGCTAGCGGGCCGCCTGTAAACAGAAACACGGAAACTACTATATTGTTTATCAGCGGCTACATCCTGTTGGTCGCAGCCTCAGTGATTTCCAACTGCTCTGGAGCTGTTCCTACTTAAAAACGGTCTTTATTTTGTCTCTCTTGCTTAGTAATATTTAACAAACTTTGCTGTCCACGTCGCTTAAATCGTACAAGAGAGTTTTACTCTAAAAACATCTGCCTGGACGTCCTGTTTTTTATTCTGGCGGGCTTCGGTGTTAGCTTGTGTCGTTAGCCTGCTGCTCCGTGAACAGCGATGACCGCAGACAGAGTTTTTCTTTCTGCGTATTTCGACAGTTGACTCAAACCGGAGAGCGTCCGTTCATCATGGCGACTGAAAACGCTGAGACCAACGCGGGGAATGATGAGGAGACCGTTCCCCCTTCCGAGACAAACGAGCACGACTATGCCCACGCCTCCGCGGCCGCTAACTTAAGTTCCATGGAGGCGACCTCATCCTCAGGTACACCGGCGGCTGACGGTGGAGTCACCCCACAGGAAAGCTTTACAACGGTGGCTGAACCCGAGTGTAGTTTGCCGGGGCAGCCCACCCTGCAGGTGGAGCTTCCCGAACCTGTCGTGGGTGCGGAGGTGGACTGCCCCGGTGGAAATGATGTGGAGGATTCTCCTCCGCCAGAGGCCGAGGAGGACCCACAGAAGATAGAAGCTTCTGAACTGGGTACTACTGTCCCTCCAGCTGTGCGAGGTGGCCGCCGGCGTCCCAAGCGGCCGGAGGACAAGAACTGCTCCGCCTGCAAGTCTGAGTTTGAGCGGCAGGGCCGTAGCTTCAACAGGAGAGCGGTGTACACCTTCACCACCCCGGAGACGGTGCAGTGGACCTTCCCGGACGCCTCCGTGCACGACAAGTCCTTCCTATGTGAGACCTGCGCTCAGGTCATCAGGAGCAGATGCAAACGCAGGCAGAGCGGAAAGAGGACCCTGTGGGTGAAACCGCCGCAGACAAAACAGGTGTGTGAGACCAGTAATATCGCGATGCACTGATTATGCAATGTTATGACACTTCTACAACTTTTCGGTGTGCAGTCTTTCGAAAGAATTCCATATCTGTGGTTAGTGGGCTAAAACATGTCTAATGTGATCATGTTTCATACAagaagtttgttttctgtttgtatcCTTGGTGTTGGTGACTGCAGTCAGAGGTgagagacaagaagaagaaaggccGCAGGATGGGGAAGAAGAGCAAAGCAGCACTGCTGGTGAGCAAGTCCTGCTACAAGGctgctttcaaaatgttgtgGTCAGCCAAAGGTGCACGGAAGCCCATGATGGAGTTCTGGAGCAAGCAGCTGAAAGAGGAGGTGAGGACAGAAGCTCCTTCACATGTTGATGTGGACAAACACATTCGGCTTGAAGTCTTCATAAGGCACATTGTACTTTTACCCCATTATTATGAAATATGCACTGATCGATCAGCCACCGTCAGTCTCATATGTGCTCTAACGAATGTAATCGTTGCATTATGTGCAGATGAAGGCGCTGACGCGGCAGACGGACAATCCATTCCATCAGAAGGTGTCGAGCAGGAAGCCGCTGTCGTCCTTCCCATGGCGGCGCTGTCTGAACTGGGCCCAGGACAAGGCTCCACTCGTCACCTCCTGCCTCACCTCGCTGTTCCCCGACATCAACACTCTCTCAAAGAGCAGCAAGTAAGTATTAGCCGGGACACGCTCAGTTCACACAGTCAGAGCTTTAACACGGGCCATTGGCCAGAAGTGTTGGATAATCCTGctggttattttttatttatttttatctgctAAGACCTCATCGGTCTGTAGATTTAAATCTGACCAGACGTGGATCAGTGATCTGATGAACatatgttctgtttgtttttgtggcaGCCAGATGTCAGAGGAACAGGCCCAGACGCTGCTGGAGCGCAGGACCGTGGTGGCGCTCTCCATCCCGCTCTTCACCAGGAACATCTGGAAGAATAATTTCCTGCAGGCCGCTCTGGGGGCAGAGCTCCGCCTGCAGGGCTGCTCTGGCTCTGCTCTCGACGCTCTCAACACCATGGGACTATGTCAGAACAAAGACACCGTCAGGTTACTGCTGCACAGACTCCGGAACGGCAAGAAGGCGGTGAGTATCACGAGGCTGCTGGTAGTGCAGGACTCTTGTTACACAAACCTTGGCTGTAGCCGGACATTTTGATGTTTGCACAATTCAAATGTCACaatgattaaataaagaagACTCCAATTGTTTacctatttaaaataaagtatttgtaCTCATTGAAGGGTTTGACTGATAGGAGTCCTTCAGGTCTGTATGTCCGTAAACATGGAGACTTATCAACATTAGCCCCAACCCGAGACTCTAAACCCCAAAGAGGCTGCAAGACGAGTAACAAgttagacaaaaacattttaggaaattattgttgcttttttgtttgagtgtttttgttgtttcttaACTTTGTGCTCTGTTCCCGTCAGCCAACACAGAACGGACGACagaggatgaagatgaaacTAGAGCAGCTGAAAGGAGAACAGATGACAgacgcggaggaggaggaggatattgaggaggaggaggaggaggaggaagaagaggatgaagaggatgaggaggaggaggaggaggtagaagaagaagaggaagatgatgatgatgacgaggaagaggaggaggaaatggagATGGCGGTAGAGGAGGTGGAAGTGGAAGAAGTGCCGGTGggagtggaagaggaggaagatcaAGCCGTGGAGGAAAAGGCAGAGAtagaaaagaagaggaggaagaagaaggcgaagaagctgaggaaggaggagaagaggaaggagagagggaagcgTAAAgtaaaggagagggagggggaggaggatgatgaagggtcggagcagaagaagaggcgGGTTGTGGTGGTGAGGCTCGGCCTcctgaagggacactcagaagTCGGACGATCCGACCTATCGGCTCCCTAAGACTGTAGGCTCCGCCCATGAACTAAATAACCCCAACCTCCAATCAGAGAGCAGTACAGACGTCCCGCCCTCTTCTCTGGGAGGTGTTGAAAAGGGATTCTGGGAATTGTAGTAGGTCAGTAACTGGAGGGAAACTAATGACAGCTTTACTTTATATTGTAACTTTGAGCAGAAATGAGTTGATTTGATCTCAGAAAAGCCTCAAACACAAAACTGCTCCCCTGAAACTGAGTCTAACAGTAACATGGCCACAGCTGATTGATCACTCGATTATCTGCATCGTTTTAACCCCTGATGGTCGTGTGTCTCAGGATAACTGGATCTCAAAAACAACCAACTTCCTCTTTTGTTACACCTTCCATGTATGATGGTAGCGgtttcaaaaacacattttggtaaCGTTTTGTTTTATACGTCCCATCATATCCTAGTAATTTACTAGAAAGTAACTGATTTCTGGACAGAACTACGCAATTTGGTACTAAATGTGAGTACTAGGTCCAAGGGGCTAATGTCATAATAATTTGGAAAAAGGCACGTTACAAGAAGAATTTAATTTCAGAAGAAGAAGCCTCACTGTCTTTATCAGTTTAATccgcagattattttctagattaatcgatctataaaatgtcagaaaatctTAAATAAATCCATCCCGTTATATTTTGACGTTTCGATTCTTTTAAGACGTTAGCCGTTCTTCAACAGTTACGAGTACGAGGCTAACTTTCTTCTTGAAATGATTATTGAATATGTTTACTCTCAGAATATTTCCGTATAGTTAGTACCAAATTGCCGGTGGTATTTTTCAACTGAGGGTGAAGACTAGTTCATGTGGAAAGTAtaagagggaagaaaaagagtTTCAGGGAGGCAGAGCGACCCCAAACATGGCTTGAAAAAAAAAGCCAccaataaatgtgtaaatgttaaattagCTGACAGGACGGTTACAGACCTGCAGCACAAGTCTGTTTCAATATGTCCATCCAGCTGCTGGATGATGGAAGTAACAGGcggggaaatgtgttttaatcctGTTTGGGGTTAAAATTCATTATTAAAAGTCACTGCAGCTCAGAGCAGGAACAGAACATGGTTTGATTTTCATCTGAACTGTGGATGTCTGAAGCTGTTGAGGATGTTTCTGAAGCTTTGCGTTTGTTAAAAGGTTTCTGTGATCCCAGTTGATGCACATCTGAGAAAAGGACCTGGAATTTAtcgctttgtttttctttctgttcgtTGGCTGTAGTGAATCCAACGCTTCAGGATGTTTTGTTTGAAGCATGCCGAGGCCTTTATGCCGTGTTCACGTCATGCTCACATTATCGATGGTTACAGAGgaaggctgcaactaaagattattgtAATCACTGATTAATCTGCAGTTTTCTAGATTCATCGATTTATCAAAATGTACATCCcattttctcaaagtccaaggggaagtcttcaaatgtcttgttttgtcagtccaaaacccaaagatcttcactttaatgttaaaaaagaacagaaaagcagaaaatcaccatatttgagaggctgaaaactaaATCTTCGGTCATTTCGGCACGAGAAATtagtttaacgattaatcgattctCAAAGAAGTTGAATCATGGAAGCTCTATATTACAGTTGGTCACGTGAGGGTTAAACATACTGTCCATTCACAATATCGcactattaatattaaataaccGTTACAAATGACTACAGACAGGCGTCCATACATGTTCTCAGATTATTATGGGCCTATTATATCAGAGCTTTCATAATTACGCTTTGGATGTTCACGTGGAAACAGCTGGTAACGAACTCCAACATGAAATGAACGCAGCATTAGAGTCGCGTtaagaaaacaaagatattcattttgtcaaaaatcagattgaattattttttttagaattcagacacttttttttttgtgacacTTTATTTCATAATCTGTAATTTCCTAATAATTCTACAGAAAGAACTATTGTGGGACTAATTATCGTGACAAGAGACACGGTGACAAGAGACACGGTGACAAGAGACACGGTGGAACTGGTTCAAATTCTGCCtaaattagtttagtttagcattttactgcacagcagGTCAGCTGAACATGGAAGTGAAATGTGTCGTTTGGAAAACCACTTCCCTATTATTAGTAGCAGATTACATAACTATTTCCATGACATTAGGAAATGAAGGacccataaaataaagtgttaaaaaggttgttttctGTGGTGTAATAATTCCACCATGAACTT contains the following coding sequences:
- the LOC115008219 gene encoding bromo and FHA domain-containing protein DDB_G0267958-like, with protein sequence MATENAETNAGNDEETVPPSETNEHDYAHASAAANLSSMEATSSSGTPAADGGVTPQESFTTVAEPECSLPGQPTLQVELPEPVVGAEVDCPGGNDVEDSPPPEAEEDPQKIEASELGTTVPPAVRGGRRRPKRPEDKNCSACKSEFERQGRSFNRRAVYTFTTPETVQWTFPDASVHDKSFLCETCAQVIRSRCKRRQSGKRTLWVKPPQTKQSEVRDKKKKGRRMGKKSKAALLVSKSCYKAAFKMLWSAKGARKPMMEFWSKQLKEEMKALTRQTDNPFHQKVSSRKPLSSFPWRRCLNWAQDKAPLVTSCLTSLFPDINTLSKSSNQMSEEQAQTLLERRTVVALSIPLFTRNIWKNNFLQAALGAELRLQGCSGSALDALNTMGLCQNKDTVRLLLHRLRNGKKAPTQNGRQRMKMKLEQLKGEQMTDAEEEEDIEEEEEEEEEEDEEDEEEEEEVEEEEEDDDDDEEEEEEMEMAVEEVEVEEVPVGVEEEEDQAVEEKAEIEKKRRKKKAKKLRKEEKRKERGKRKVKEREGEEDDEGSEQKKRRVVVVRLGLLKGHSEVGRSDLSAP